The DNA sequence CAAAAATGGTAGAAAGAAGGACTGGTAGCTGGGAATAAGAAAAAGGAAGTAATAGTACTTGTAGAGAAAGGCAGGTaagtgaatgaagaatgaaaaataTATGTGAATAAGTATTTTACATTTAAAGGTTTTGCATTAGCAAACTACTTGAACTGGGAAGACTAAGTTAAGATTCATCCTCAGCCAAAGTCTGTACTTCATTGGAGGAATGCCGACATCCTGAGTATCATGATGGATTGAACAAATTCTTAaggaataaaatataattattatgtcAGTAATTGCCGGTTGATTTTGTTCAGCcgtatttgcccatttttttatTGGTGTCACTTCTACTTTCCCTTTTTAGCTGGTGGACCTCCATTATGTTCAGCTCTCCTAGAAGGACCAAAGATAGAAGGTTTGAAAGTCCCGCCTTTAGAAATCTGGAAAAATCACACCTCGCGCCTTAATTAATGGCTTTGTAGTAATATAGCAAGCAGAATTTAGCTGTATCTTCCTCCTTTTGACAGGTGTAGGCTTCTGCTTTAGCTGCTGTAGGACATCTTGCATCTTGTACCTTAGCTGAGTACCTAGTTGCTTGTCCTAGGAAATGAAATAATCTttccctgtttttgttttgtttctttcttttgaatAGGCTTGCAGCCTCCAGAAGGAAAACCTCAGGATTGTTTGCTGCAGATCATTTGCCGTGATGGAAAAGTGCTCAGTCTCTGTGCAGAAAGTGCTGACGATTGCCTGTGAGTTTCCAAGCACAGCAGCCATTCTATGTTTTGGCAATTTCTCTTTTGAAAACAACTTTTGTCATAGTCCTGGAATTTTAGCCATTTAATTTTCTGGGGTGCATCAATGTAGTGCTATTATCTCTATGCTTGAAGGAATTCCtttataaaataatttaacaACTCTGCAAAACATATACATTTATTCCTCTggggaggtctttcattcattaggtcaccataagtcaaagtcaacttgacagcagttaacaactgCAACAATGGttattatgtgtgtgtgcgcatgtCTCTGGTAATGCTTTTTTGTTGCCTCCAAAACACTGCTGTTTTGGGGTGTGTTTGTGCTATTTTGCGATaaacattttaaagaatataCATACAGCTCTTGTTATTGATTTTTCTCCCTTTTATATTTtctctgttcatgtttcctacagggcttggaaatttgCTCTGCAAGATGCTAGAACAAATGAGGTAAGGCAgtttttcattttccttcttttctgttaTTAAAAATAGtagtggaaaattactttttgctTCTTTAGTTTTCTGAGGTAGTGCTCAAGCTGCTCTATTGCTGCAGTGAAAATGAGATTTGCAGAGTAGACTGAGGAGAAGGGAGAGATTTTTGTGTATCAGCACAAAAGACTGAACCTGATCAGTATTGGCTGACATATTTGTCTTGCTCTTTCTGGGGGTTACTGAACTATTGATGAAGAGCTGGGATTAGTGGTGACTTTCACACAATGCATTACTGTACTAGCAGGTTATTACAGCATGTTTCTCTCAGTTAGCTCAAACAGAGAGCATGATGTTACACAGTGATGGCACTAACAACTTTTCTAGCATGTTACTCATCTTGATAAAAAGATGACTGGTTAAATTAGTTGCTAAACTGTAGTTCCCATAAGCCCTAACTAGCACAGTGAAGGAAGAAAAATCATGAGAGTTTTAGTTCAGCAGTATCTAGAGAGCTACATGTTTTCTGTCTCTGGATAAAGGAGGAACAATTTGGAAGGCCTttactgtgtgtttgtgtgtgcatattgGGACGTAATTATTTCAAGGATGACTAGCATTTCATTCAAGGCCTTTTGTTTAATAATCCAAAACTGAACTATATGTCTTTCAAATGAAGGAAAATATTGTTTATTCAGCTTTAGAGTTATCCCTGGATGGTTTATTACAGTATCTtccaaaacaaatacaaaaatagcTGTGATTATACCAGTCttcaagaacaaaacaaaacacaattctATCCCCCCCAATCCTCCAAATGATACTCACAGTTCAGTCAGTTGACTTTAAATTGTGATTTCTTTGTATGTGTACCTTGTGGCACCTGAGAAAGTGGCTTGATTTTTCTAAGTCAGATCTGAGTTTGCAGCCAGCTTCTTGTTTCCAAAAATAGAAACCCACTTTTTTTGTCAGTATGCATTGCTAGGTGCAGTCTTACATCTGCACACCTGCCAGTAGTTCATTCACTCTGGAACTGCTATTTTGGGGTTCCAACATCTTGGCAAACATTTGGATTTCCCTGCTTTCCTCTTTAATTTTTATGCAGGATTGTGTTTTGAAGAGTTCTGGAGATTTTGAAAGCTTATACACTTCTGTGGAATGTTAGTTATTAACAAAGGTTCTACCTATGAATCTTGGCTGTATACTTTAGGACATGGATTGCAATTGCTTTTTTATGGAAAAAGACATATATAATTTAAGCATTTGCTTAAACATGAGTAGAACTATTACCTAAAAGTTCCTGGCTTTCATTTCTCATGAAATTGACATCTTCTTGCCTAATGAATCCTTTGTCATCTTTAAGTCTCTCTTTTGTAACCTGATAGGAATTCAGTAGTAAAGTGTCTCCTTCTTTGGCCTTAGCCATTGTCAAAAGATATCTCTGGCTATTTTATGATGAGCTGGCTGTGGATGTAGCTGCCAGATCTTTCCATTCCTACCTTGCATGACATCAGTACCTGCTTGACTTACAACTCTTCCATCTTTAGGCAGGGAGTGAGTTGCTTCTTATCTTAGTACTTTCACTGCTTCTCTGTGACCTTTTCACCCTAAAAATAGCATGGGGCAAGTACGTGTGCTACCAGAAAAATACAATAGATTTGCTGGAATAGTTTTGTCCTGTCACCTTTTAGCCAGGAAAAAACCCCCTCTATATTAGAGGTGTCCATTTGTTATGCAGTGGATATTACCCCTCCCAGTGAAGTATGATTGGTCAGAAATTTCAATTTCGCTTCAATTTCTATTAAATGCCTCTTTTATATATTCCTTATATCTGTTCATGTGCCTTTGCTCTCTGACAGTGTGAACAactgcttttgtattttgtatcaATGTCTCTAGGCCTATATTGGTTCTGAAGTAATGTATGAAGACAATTCAATTTCTTCCGCTCCTCCTCCATACACAGCTTATGCTACACCTTCACCTGAGGTAGGTTAAAAAGACATGATATAGAAAAAGGTTGGTTAGTCAGAGTTGGTTGAAAGTATGGCTTTCCTTGTTTTGCCATGTCAAACTGCTAGAAAACAATGGATTTCGGCATGTAAAGTTATGTGTATTTTTGTGCTGAGAGTTTCAGTTGTCATGAAGAAGTAACTTTACTTCTAAGTGGTGCTGGAGTTGCTGATGAAGAGAAGCTCGGCTTGACTGAATTATCTTGTTCTTACATCTGGTATTACACGAGTAACCTGTCCATGGCATGAGCATGTACTTTTAGATTATGATAAAGTTTGGGAGAATTAGTTGCTGTACTGTAGTTTAAAAGTTTGTTTGGATATGTTTTGTCAAATACATTTCTGACCAGTGCTTGTAATTTTAACAGATTTATGGCTATCCCCCATATAATGGTGCATATCCGCCTCCAGGACCTCAAATCATCTATACTTCTAATGGACAAACATATGCAATCCCTTACCAGTATCCAAATCAAGGTAATGTTTTTCTTGACAAGTGCATCTAGAAATTTGCAGTTTAGAATTGCATGCactattttttaaatgaaggtattttaaaaacttttaataaaACAATGCAGGGAAAAAATATCTCATTAACACCCTTTCCTATGATGCTCAGGATACAATGATTTCCAATACCTTTTCCTTTGACAGTCATAAAATCAGACCATTATTGAGGTTGAATAATAGCAAAGAATCTTTAGATGAAGGTGACAATTTAAAAGATACTAGTATAATCCTAATGTTTTAAACAATAGTGTTAAAAACTTGGATAGAAGTGTGCATTTAATGCACTGTTGACATATTACAGCTTACGTTGCATTTCTGTGCACCCTTCTCTGGAAGTAAGTGCAGCTGAACATAAGGAATTAACCTCTGAGAATTAACCTACACAGGATTGCACTGCTAAACATATCTTGCTTCTAACAGACTATATTTAGTGGTTGTAGTTAGTTTCAGCCAAAAAGAATTTACTTGGTTAAATAATGGGGATTTGATGGCATGTTGTGACTCTCAGACATTAAATGCTTAAGTATTCTGATACATGGAGAGAAATCTGAACATGATTTCTCAACCAATAATTAGCTTATTACTTTGTGGCTTAGCCTCTGTTACTAgataatgataatatttatataatgAAGCAATTTTTTTCACAAACAATAATGCATGAAAATTGAGTATCTCATGTGCTTGTGTAATATAACAACTGTAGTTGCTTTATGGATTATTctgtatttaaacatggcttgcACATCCATCTTCTAGTTGTTGCGACTTCTCTGATCTTCCAAAATGAGTTTTGAGGTTCTGTGGATAAGCCAGATATGATTTTCTACAGAGAGCATGATGGATGAAGCACCTTCACATTACTTACTGGTTTGTGggtaccagtggttcccaacctgtggtccgtcaaTCACCAGTGGTCCGcaggaactaaaatatggtcggtggcctcactgttactacaccattgcaatgagagcaactggtctcgtgaaaccatGTTTAGCAGTGCAATCCTGTGCAGgcatgttgtatgttttccgggctgtatggccatgttccagaagtattctctcctgacgtttcacccacatcaggagagaatacttctggaacatggccacacagcccggaaaacatacaacagccctgtgattccggccatgaaagccttcgacaacacaaatcctGTGCAGGTTAATTCTCAGAGGTTAATTCCTTATGTTCAGCTGCCGGGACAACGGGGAtgccaggaggggagaggctaactacccacgaaaggtgcaacaacaagtctcctgactactgcatctcctcctcctccctcctcctgagcagaactgttccatgtggtgcctggaagtggggtCACCTTGGTGTCTGTTTTGAGgcgtgttcctggggttatttggggtgctgattcagaaaattgcattggatagaccacagcaGCTCTAGATTGTTAAAGATGATTTtttgtggatgagcagatggtgactactggatagcatatgttttgtttcagaaactacagttgatgtggtctattcagtgcaatttctgaatcagcacctcaaataaccaaatggaatctaaagttgaccaaatactgattcataactcttttggtactaatgttgaagagtggtccctggtcaatgtcgttcctggtcaaagtggtccctggtcaaaaaaaggtaagAACCACTCGTGTATATGAACCATGgtcattctgatttttttttagtatgtTTCCTGTGGAAGGTGGAGCTATtgctattaaatgtaatattactaataatattaccatataatgatatagtacaatatagtaatttaatgcttatattgtgctatgctaataatatattgtatgttcatttgatttgtaagccgctctgagtccccttcagggtgagaagaacgggatataaatgtagtaaataaataaatattgctccACTTCAACTGCAAAACGTGCCTTCTCTCCTCATAACTCTCCTCTATAGCCAAGGGCATTAGGTGCCTACGTTTGAGGAGATCTAACATTCCTTGCTCAAAAGGGAATAAAAAATCCAAGTTTAATTCATTTGTATCTCTGATGTTCTTTTCTACAGGTCCCTATGGCCACGCTCCTGCAAATCATGTCATCATCAGAGAACGTTATCGGGATAATGATGGGGACCTGGCACTGGGGATGCTTGCTGGGGCAGCAACAGGAATGGCCCTGGGCTCCTTGTTCTGGGTGTTCTAGTTTTGCCCTGGAGCTACAGGACAACGGAAATACCAAATCCTCTGTGTGCAATAATGTATCAATTTGCAAAGCACTCCAGTTTAATctgcagattttaaaaataagttctaGTAATACTTTTGCTagttacattttggaattgtagttaaGGAAATTTTCGATCTTCCCAAAGGTGCACTTTAGCTGCAAAGTGGTTAACATAATGTACTGTGGTGAGATGGCTTTGTGATTCCATACATTGATAAGAAAATCACAGTAATATAAATGAAGTGTTGTTAATGGTGAATAAATGGCTGCAATAGACTGAATTTTACAATCCAGTTTTAACTACCTTGTTAAAATTACTTTGGTTGAGTCAGAGTGTCAATTTCAGGGAATAACTACTAATGAATATAGAGTATTTCTGGTTGTTTTAACACTCCTTGAAAATAGagatggtggtgcagtgggtagtCCATAGGGTACGTTGTATACTTTAATATGTAGGTAACTTCTGCATTTCAGTGGCTGACTGGTTTGAAAAGGCTTGCATATTGAGCTTTCATAGTTTGTACTGTTTTCTTGTAGACATTCCTTCTAAAGGCTAAGCAGTGGAGACTCAGGAGTTGTCCCTAAAAATTAACAATTGTACTGGGAGGATATGAAGTTGTGTAATTCAATTAAAGCATTCCAGTATTCTAAAATATGGTATTTAATTAAGCTCGTAAACCAAAGTCCAATTGTTAGGCCAGCTTCGTCAATGGAACTTACATTACGTGCTGATTTACCATATTTTCATTGGCTGCATttgctctagttgggactaacaattggatttaggttaCAATGGGACAGTAATTGGAGAGAAATTTTAATGTGTGCCCCTTTTGGCCTCAGCTATTTTTGATATAGTGGAGTCTGTCAGTGAGGAGAGTTCAGCCTAGGCATAAAGCTTTATTCAATATTTAATAAATAGATACTTGGGAGGTGCTGTGATCATTCCAGCCATAAATGTGTTTAATACTTAGCTATATGGAAGCCTTTTAATAAAGAACTGAGGGTAATGGAAATCTACTATACACACATGCTGTCTTTAACAGTTATCATTAACAGGAGGGTGCATTTCCGAGATACTCTATAAGGCTATTTGCATTTGTAGGGTGCAGACATTTCAATATGGTACTTCTTGATCAGCTTCACTTTTCTGCTGTTGACTCACACAACTGTAAGAGGTTGTAAAAAATAAATACGCACTCTTGCTAAGAACCAGTTATTTTCAGTTTCTACCTCCAGTTTCAATATGGCAAATGGATGCTGCTTTATCTGTTGGAAACAGTGTACAATTTATATCCATCTAGTACTTTGTGCATCCTGTTGTACCCTTGAGCTCTAAAGTGTGTTTAGACTAGGTTGTGTTAATTGATGAACTTAACAGCTGCAAGTGAAGAAAACTTCGGTCATGCCACTTGCCATGTTGGCAAGCACGAACACAGCGTCTCCTGTTTCCCCCATTTGAAATGCAATAATTTAATTGTGATCTTCTGTAAAGCTGGGTGATGTCATTAGAGTCTTTAATGCTGGCTTCTGTAGGCCTTATATTACATATTTGCCACTGTTTGCCTTGGAGGGAGATATAGGCAGCAGCTGTTGAAACGTAATGAAGACATGGTTGCATCAAGCACCTGTTGAAATGTTAAAATGTGtgctttttaaagtaattttcctGCTGAGCTATTTGCTGACAGGGTCCATTTATAAGAACAGTCTGAGGCATTTCATGTGATGGTACTGCAAACTGAAAACATGAATTGAAAATATTTCTATATTTCCAAAGTTTCTGGGTCCTTTATAAAATGATATAATTATTTTGGAAGTCTTCAAAAGAATCtgatcacataataataataaaaaatcactaCCATCCTGTtatgatttcctttatttttttctttgtcctTCTTTATAATCTGTCTAGTGCAATTTTTAAGAGTACATTTCTACTGTGCTACTGTGTGTGTTATATAGAATTACCCAAAACctccaatttctatgtatttgTACTTTGTgaggggaaaaaataaatttaGTTTTCCAACTGCTGGTGAGTTAATTGTATACTTAAGTGTATACTTTTTCCATATTTAACAGAGTTCAAAATAGTGCCACAAGTCATCACAATATGAGTTAAAATATAAATAGCGTACATATTAATTTGAATATTTTTACTTTTACAATGCTGTGTTACTAGGAGACAAAATGAACAGAGTACTGAGTTTTCATTAACTaattttttgaaaattaaataaaaacataacttTTAGTTATAACAACAGACAAAGTAGTTTAAAGAGTGGCAACAAAAGCTTGAGAAATTACTTTTTTGATTTGCAAAAGGAGATTGAATAAATGGTTGTGTGAGTGAGATGGATAAGAGCGTGGAAAAGGGACAAGAACAAATTTATAAATGTGTTAGGGAGGTCCTCCTACCAAAATTGGTTTGGTGTGACCCAAACTGACACGTGGCTCCCTTCTGGCTGACCAAATACAGTGGACATCAACAACTAATTCaggacagagcttggaaattaCATGTTAAGAATAATGCATTACATTAATCTATTAGGGTCTCTTGAATAATAAGAAATTTCACATTTGCTTTTTATCTTAGCCAAGTCTATACATAATCTTTTGTTGCAAGTTTTAATTTCTTACTTCATACCCTGACCATAGTTTGGAAGTGGGGGCTATTTAAAACCTCTGAAGGTTTAGCAGTGAACAGCTACAGCCCTGGAAGTTTCACATGGAACAAACAGGAGCTTTTAGTTTGCAGACTAGAAACAGTGGTAGCTTAATAGGGTTAAAAACCATGTCTTGAAATACCCGTGGTCTGTAGGTATCTGATCTGTTACTTAAATTAATGGAACtaaaccaaaataaaacaaagggGGCATTTcataaacaacttttaaaaatagaagatGGCTGGAAAATTCTTTTCTCAACAGTTTCTTCGAAAAGGACTATTCAGAAATGTTGGAGACATTACAAAAGAAATGATTATTTCCCTCACTAGCTCTAAAATATGCCATTTATAATTAATCTTTAATTATCAATGAATTATCAGtttttcagagagagagaaaagcaatggcactaaattattattctgtttatCTACACCCCATTTTatttctcctgaaggagactcaaagcagcacaCTTTAAAGATAAAGAGACAACTGGTGCTTTCTGCTCTGATCCAGTCATGCCTTTACAGAAAACAAAATTAGATTTGGAGAAATGAAGCATGAAAATGTGGGGATGAACACAATAATTTATAAGCAGATGACCATATGATGACACTATGTTCCtaccagaaaatagcaaagacttgggaCCACCGCTgctaagaaaaaaatgaaaaaggactatgattaaggaaacaaaaatactgATAAGTAATTTATATAATTCTGAACAGGGTGATGAAGatgttgaagtacagtagagtctcacttatccaagataagtgggcaggcagaaccttggataagcaaaaatgttggataatgagggattaagaaaaaaggctattaaacataaaattacattatgattttacaaatcaagcaccaaaacaatcatgttttacaacaaattgacagaaaaagcagttaaatacacagtaatgttatgtagtaattactttatttacgaatttagcacccaaacattgcaacgtttactacaaaaacattgactactaaaaggcagactgacttggacaatccagaacattggataagtgaagcttggataagtgagactactgtagctAAAAAAATTAATCAAAATGGAGTCATTCATCAAAATGGAGATGGTCAAGAAATTAAAAAAAGGCTAAGACTTCAAAAGGCAGCTAGTCTGCATAATCCATGTGCTTTTGATTTCTCTGTGTTCAGTGAAAAAAGCTGATGGAAAGATAATCAACTCACATGAAGGTTCTTCAGATACCATGGATCACAAAAAAGCCTGAATTGTCATTAGAAACCAAATGACCAAACACAATGCTCATGAGGATCATGAGAtgttggaaaagtggaaagaagtaATAAAAATGCAACTATTCAGGTTGAattgagccctcggtggcgcaacaAATTAAACCACCAAGctactgaacttactgaccaaaaggtcagcggtttgaatccggggagcgggttgagcttctattagccccagcttctgccaacctagcacttcgaaaacatgcaaatgtgagtagatcaataggtactgctgtcagtaaggtaatggcgctccatgcagtcatgctggccacatgaccctggaggcgtctatgggcaacgctggctctttggcttagaaatggagacgagcaccaatccccagagtcagacacgactagacttaagagaaaacctttacctattcaggTTGGGAAGGAATGACTTGTATAAAGAAATGTGTTCAGTGGTAAGAAGAACTATGCTCTGTTCTAGATAAagaatatttattatgtttatcagTGGTGCACTGGAAGAAAATATTAAACTAATGATTACCCCTGTCTTGGAACAGCTTTTGTCATTGTCATATTTAGGATGGATTGTTCTAGTACAGTATTTCTTTTGCTGGATAAGAACGATGTTGGTGGACCTGCACCACTAGATGGCAGGCAAAACCAAGCAATTCCAAAAGCACCATAACATTTGTTTCAGCAGCATAAATTCACAGTCACTCTCTTGCATTTCACAAACAATGGAAAATCTTCATCAAGCCAAAAAGAAAAAGTTCAATGTAAACTTTAAAATCCTGACTATTGTAAATTCATGTCAAAACTAATGTAACAATTATAGGGGTAGGGATAAAGTATTAGAGAtgaaaaattaatattattttgacaTGAAAACAATGACTAGGGAAACATATCATATGAACTAGAATTGACAGTGGAGATATaacccagtacagtagagtctcacatccaagctaaacgggctggcagaagcttggataagcgaatatcttggataacaaggagggattaaggaaaagcctattaaacatcaaattaggttatgattttacaaattaagcaccaaaacatcatgttatacaacaaatttaacagaaaaagtagttcaatacgcagtaatgttatgttgtaattactgtatttacgaatttagcaccaaaatatcacaatatattgaaaacattgatgacaaaaatggcttggattatccagaggcttggataagcgaggcttggattagtgagactctactgtatttagatagaGGAAGAAAGCTCTATCTGAAGTGGAATTCATGGTAAAAGTATTTTTGTATGTCTTACCAGCCTACTAGCTGATGGCAACCGGATGaatttttcatagggtttttccaAAACGAGGTACTTGAGGTTTTACCACTGTCTTCTGAAATTTAGCCTGCACTATCTAatatttattggtacagtagagtctcgcttatccaacattctggattatccaacacagtctgcctcccacccggattcacagctgtttctctaggcagtaaagactgaactttttacggattaaacttccgacaatgttgttactcgtatgttcattttatgcaattct is a window from the Anolis carolinensis isolate JA03-04 chromosome 3, rAnoCar3.1.pri, whole genome shotgun sequence genome containing:
- the plekhb2 gene encoding pleckstrin homology domain-containing family B member 2 — its product is MALVKSGWLLRQSTILRRWKKNWFDLWSHGHLLFYDDQNRHDLEDRIHMKVDCINVRVGDECRGLQPPEGKPQDCLLQIICRDGKVLSLCAESADDCLAWKFALQDARTNEAYIGSEVMYEDNSISSAPPPYTAYATPSPEIYGYPPYNGAYPPPGPQIIYTSNGQTYAIPYQYPNQGPYGHAPANHVIIRERYRDNDGDLALGMLAGAATGMALGSLFWVF